A genome region from Panicum virgatum strain AP13 chromosome 4K, P.virgatum_v5, whole genome shotgun sequence includes the following:
- the LOC120703676 gene encoding DEAD-box ATP-dependent RNA helicase 53-like: MQTCPAFLPREVRRRSSRSKHSSSHVRRPPPRGATPAACRVRARGRAAPAAAGGVVVPLVPVAAGVPGDGAAGAAARAEFAAAEEGSFYEEDKRAASAGGAADQGLEIAKLGISSKIVDRLAKKGITKLFPIQRAVLEPAMQGKDMVGRAKTGTGKTLAFGILRSASCLLPCCIAHTFSLSNGLHDTRSHFGSICGIANGAFRDRQGLNSGMKRWKKNLLRDIYRVQYLTGTYARHACLM; this comes from the exons ATGCAGACTTGCCCCGCCTTCCTGCCGCGCGAGGTCCGGcgccgcagcagcagaagcaagcacagcagcagccatgtacgccgccctccgccgcgcggCGCCACTCCGGCGGCGTGCCGTGTCCGCGCTCGCGGCCGCGCTGCTCcagcagcagccggcggcgTCGTGGTTCCACTCGTACCCGTCGCGGCTGGGGTTCCGGGAGACGgggccgcgggcgcggcggcgcgggcggagttcgcggcggccgaggagggGTCGTTCTACGAGGAGGACAAGAGGGCCGCCAgcgccggtggcgcggcggacCAGGGTCTGGAGATTGCCAAGCTGGGGATCTCGTCCAAGATCGTCGATAGGCTCGCCAAGAAGGGCATCACCAAGCTGTTCCCCATTCAG AGAGCTGTTCTTGAGCCAGCAATGCAAGGAAAGGACATGGTTGGTCGTGCCAAAACTGGGACCGGTAAAACTTTGGCATTCGGAATCCTCCGCTCCGCGTCCTGCCTGCTACCCTGCTGCATTGCGCACACTTTCAG CCTATCTAATGGGTTGCACGATACGAGGAGTCATTTTGGATCCATTTGTGGCATTGCGAATGGGGCATTCAGGGACAG GCAGGGACTCAATTCTGGGATGAAAAGATGGAAAAAGAACTTGCTGAGGGACATCTATCGAGTACAGTATTTGACAGGTACATATGCCAGACATGCATGTTTAATGTAG